Proteins encoded within one genomic window of Gammaproteobacteria bacterium:
- a CDS encoding type 1 glutamine amidotransferase domain-containing protein, translating into MKILMVLTSHDRLGDTGDKTGFWLEELAAPYYVFTDAGAEVALASPAGGAPPQDPKSDAPDMQTDAIVRFKADNAACAALAATLKLADINAGDYDAVFYPGGHGPLWDLAGDADSVALIEAMHRDGKPVAAVCHGPCVLLRATTPDGSPLVRGCAVTGFSNTEEDAAGLTDAVPFLVEDELRRLGGRYTKAADWQVCVAVEGNLVTGQNPASSAAAADEVLKQLARQQGG; encoded by the coding sequence ATGAAGATACTGATGGTGCTGACATCGCACGACCGGCTGGGAGACACCGGCGACAAGACCGGGTTCTGGCTTGAGGAACTGGCGGCGCCTTATTATGTGTTTACCGATGCCGGCGCCGAAGTCGCGCTGGCCTCGCCTGCGGGCGGTGCGCCGCCGCAGGACCCGAAAAGCGACGCGCCCGACATGCAGACCGACGCCATTGTCCGCTTCAAGGCCGACAACGCCGCGTGCGCGGCGCTGGCGGCGACGCTGAAACTGGCGGACATCAACGCCGGCGACTACGACGCCGTGTTTTATCCGGGCGGCCACGGGCCGCTGTGGGATCTGGCCGGCGACGCCGACTCGGTTGCGCTGATTGAGGCGATGCACCGCGACGGCAAGCCGGTGGCCGCCGTCTGCCACGGGCCGTGCGTGCTGCTGCGCGCCACCACGCCCGACGGTTCGCCGCTGGTGCGCGGCTGCGCCGTTACCGGCTTTTCCAACACCGAAGAGGATGCGGCGGGGCTGACCGACGCGGTGCCGTTTCTGGTGGAGGACGAATTGAGGCGGCTCGGCGGGCGCTACACGAAGGCCGCCGATTGGCAGGTGTGCGTCGCCGTTGAAGGCAATCTGGTAACCGGGCAGAACCCGGCGTCGTCGGCGGCGGCGGCGGACGAGGTGTTGAAACAACTGGCAAGGCAGCAGGGCGGCTGA